One region of Triticum aestivum cultivar Chinese Spring chromosome 6B, IWGSC CS RefSeq v2.1, whole genome shotgun sequence genomic DNA includes:
- the LOC123135940 gene encoding wall-associated receptor kinase 5-like, with translation MAFVLLVVVAVMLHLASTSAQPGPGCKTRCGDVDIPYPFGISIGCAIKGFEVICRRTADGTDKPFMFVESVEVLSISVPRGQVRVFSDVSTYCYNTSSRSMVQNAWSLDFSQSPYRFSYVHNKLIVIGCNTLAYINNLGSTAKYTTACAAVCESPAALTNGSCVGAGCCQNDIPKGLRGYSFSFYNVYHNSNSTLFNPCGYAAMVETETFSFSSDFITTTRFNDTDDGRKPLVLDWVVGNETCEVAQDMPSYACHSRNSMCVNSTNGQGYLCNCTDGYEGNPYLFVRCRGKFISLLDPYVNECEKNSSICPKSATCHNTIGGYYCSCSPGRKFVMETKSCNPDITLIIGISIGVIILVIIIFCIRVIFERRKLANVKKQYFQQHGGMLLFEKMKSDQGLSFTVFTEAELKQATNKFDESQILGHGGNGTVYKGIIKDITPVAIKRSALVDDRQKKEFGKEMLILSQINHKNIVKLLGCCLEVEVPMLVYEFIPKGTLFDLIHGKNHKEHLPFSSLLRIVNEAAEGLAFLHSYANPPILHGDVKTSNILLDENYMAKVSDFGASIIAPTDKAQFVTMVQGTCGYLDPEYMQTCCLTDKSDVYSFGVVLLEILTGEEPLKLEGPEVCQSLSSSFLLAMKGNNLDNMLDNQIKGHENMELIVGVADLARQCLETCSENRPSMKEVSEELSRLRKLSRHPWIQRDETDSFLGLIEIEQSSECTEKDERMPINPSSFYLMR, from the exons ATGGCTTTCGTGCTACTGGTAGTTGTTGCAGTCATGTTGCACCTAGCCTCTACATCAGCGCAGCCAGGCCCCGGATGCAAAACACGATGTGGTGATGTCGACATCCCTTATCCGTTTGGTATTAGTATTGGTTGTGCTATTAAAGGTTTCGAGGTCATTTGCCGGAGGACTGCCGATGGCACCGACAAGCCGTTCATGTTTGTTGAGTCGGTGGAGGTTCTGAGCATCTCAGTGCCCCGCGGTCAAGTCCGAGTTTTCTCCGACGTCTCGACATACTGCTACAATACAAGTTCAAGATCAATGGTACAGAACGCTTGGTCCCTTGACTTCTCGCAAAGCCCGTACCGCTTCTCCTATGTACACAACAAGCTCATAGTTATTGGCTGCAACACGCTCGCATACATCAACAACTTGGGAAGCACTGCAAAGTACACGACAGCATGCGCAGCGGTGTGTGAGAGCCCGGCAGCACTGACAAATGGTTCTTGTGTTGGCGCAGGCTGCTGCCAAAACGATATACCAAAGGGTCTAAGGGGCTATAGCTTCAGTTTTTATAACGTTTACCATAATTCCAATAGTACGCTTTTCAACCCATGTGGCTACGCTGCCATGGTGGAGACAGAGACATTTAGTTTCAGCTCGGACTTCATAACCACTACAAGGTTCAATGATACTGACGATGGGCGGAAGCCGCTGGTGCTGGACTGGGTGGTCGGAAATGAAACTTGTGAAGTGGCCCAAGACATGCCTTCTTACGCGTGCCATAGCAGGAACAGCATGTGTGTGAACTCGACTAACGGCCAAGGGTATCTATGCAACTGCACCGACGGATATGAAGGGAACCCTTACCTCTTTGTCAGATGCAGAGGCAAGTTCATTTCTTTGCTTGATCCCT atgtcaatgaatgtgagaaGAATTCAAGTATATGCCCGAAGTCTGCAACATGCCACAACACTATAGGAGGGTACTATTGTTCATGTTCTCCAGGCAGAAAGTTTGTAATGGAAACAAAATCTTGTAACCCAGACATCACCCTAATCATAG GCATTAGCATCGGTGTTATCATCCTGGTGATTATCATCTTCTGCATACGTGTAATATTTGAGAGAAGAAAGCTTGCGAATGTCAAAAAACAGTATTTTCAGCAGCATGGAGGGATGCTATTGTTTGAGAAGATGAAATCAGATCAGGGACTTTCATTTACAGTGTTTACTGAAGCAGAACTGAAACAAGCAACCAATAAATTTGACGAAAGCCAGATTCTTGGACATGGAGGCAATGGCACTGTGTACAAGGGAATAATTAAGGATATCACTCCAGTGGCAATTAAAAGGAGTGCATTGGTTGATGATAGGCAGAAGAAGGAATTTGGCAAAGAAATGTTGATTCTTTCCCAGATCAATCACAAGAACATTGTCAAGCTATTGGGGTGTTGCCTTGAGGTGGAAGTCCCCATGCTAGTATATGAGTTCATCCCAAAAGGAACATTGTTTGATCTTATTCACGGCAAGAACCATAAAGAGCATCTTCCTTTCAGTTCTCTTCTAAGGATCGTCAATGAGGCAGCTGAGGGGCTTGCATTTTTACATTCCTACGCAAACCCACCAATTCTACATGGTGATGTGAAAACCTCTAACATCCTTCTTGATGAGAATTACATGGCAAAGGTGTCAGATTTTGGGGCATCTATAATAGCACCAACTGACAAAGCCCAGTTCGTCACAATGGTTCAAGGGACATGTGGTTATCTGGACCCCGAATATATGCAGACATGTTGCTTGACAGACAAAAGCGATGTTTATAGCTTCGGTGTTGTTCTTCTAGAGATCCTAACTGGGGAGGAGCCACTGAAACTTGAAGGTCCTGAGGTATGCCAGAGCCTGTCGTCGAGTTTCCTGCTGGCTATGAAAGGGAACAATCTTGATAATATGCTCGACAATCAAATAAAAGGTCATGAGAACATGGAGTTGATTGTAGGGGTAGCAGATCTAGCTAGGCAATGCTTGGAAACGTGCAGTGAAAATAGGCCCTCGATGAAAGAGGTATCTGAGGAGCTTAGCAGATTAAGGAAGCTTTCGAGGCATCCTTGGATACAGCGTGATGAGACAGATAGCTTTCTCGGTCTGATTGAAATAGAACAAAGTTCTGAGTGCACAGAGAAGGATGAAAGAATGCCCATAAATCCAAGCAGTTTTTACCTTATGAGGTGA